A region from the Palaemon carinicauda isolate YSFRI2023 chromosome 16, ASM3689809v2, whole genome shotgun sequence genome encodes:
- the LOC137655241 gene encoding uncharacterized protein translates to MSRDVESLVKIVSDLATQVKSLTLQVAALWSVEPSPSCHDATGVTTTVTTSASSTFPAWPNINGLAIPVTGAEPVIGGLQPPPGFTPLLPPVPGFWESPAPSGLLASSPVLTINPVSPPETAASRLGEQFLDNSAEASRPEKAPAAAAKAVLA, encoded by the coding sequence ATGAGCCGGGATGTCGAGAGTCTTGTCAAGATTGtgagtgacctggcaactcaggtcaagtccctgacacttcaagtggcggccctgTGGAGCGTTGAGCCGTCACCATCGTGCCACGATGCCACTGGGGTCacgaccacagtgaccaccagtgcttcTTCTACGTTCCCAGCTTGGCCAAATATCAATGGTCTAGCAAtcccagtgactggagcagagccagtgattggaggtctccagccccctccagggttcacaccattactcccccctgtaccaggcttctgggagtctcctgctccgagtggactgcttgcttcctcgcctgttctgaCAATTAACCCCGTTAGTCCACCAGAGActgcagccagtagactaggggagcagttcctggacaactcggctgaagccagtaggccagaaaaggctccagcagctgcGGCTAAGGCAGTTCTTGCCTAG
- the LOC137655242 gene encoding uncharacterized protein, producing the protein MGWGATLGKGEISGLWKSYQKEWHINVKELVAIHLALMHFQKEVQGKLVQVNTDNNTALAYIRKQGGTRSDSLYEAAKDLLLWAKARNITVITRFIEGEKNVRVDLLSRGRQVLTTEWTLHDEVCSRLWILWGEPSIDLFVTQKTKRLPVYYSPVPNQEAVAVDAFLMEWEGLDMYAFPPFKILDRVLKKFRESNNARMTLIAPFWPMRPWIGEVMEWLVDTPRALPCRNDLLRQPHIERCHQNLLALNLTAFRLSKSWQERRAFRGKLQELSRELGGHPQLRYTNLSGTCLENGAGLATFPLLVLL; encoded by the coding sequence atggggtggggtgcaacactggggaagggcgaGATCTCGGGTCTGTGGAAAAGTTATCAGAAGGAATGGCATATAAACGTCAAAGAACTAGTGGCCATTCATctagcactaatgcacttccagaaggaagtccagggcaagttagTTCAGGTCAACACAGACAACAACACAGCATTGGCCTACATCAGgaaacagggaggcactcgttcagaTTCCCTTTATGAGGCAGCGAAAGATCTCctactgtgggcgaaagcgaggAATATAACCGTGATAACACGCTTCATAGAGGGGGAGAAGAACGTCAGGgtggatcttctcagcagaggaagacaagttctcacaacagaatggaccctacatgacgaggtgtgcagcaggctttggaTTCTGTGGGGAGAACCCTCAATAGACCTCTTCGTGACCCAGAAAACAAAGAGGTTACCAGTTTATTACTCTCCAGTCCCAaaccaggaagcagtggcagtggacgcctttctcatggagtgggaaggactagacatgtacgcttttcccccattcaagatcctagacagagtTTTGAAAAAGTTCAGAgagtcgaacaacgcccgcatgaccctgatagctccgttttggcccatgagaccttggattggagaagtgatggagtggctggtagacaCCCCCAGAGCGTTGCCATGTcggaacgatctactcagacagccacacatagagaggtGCCATCAAAATCTCCTTgctctcaatctaactgcctttcgactatcgaaaagctggcaagagcgaagggcttttcgagggaagctgcaagagctatcgcgagagctaggaggacatccacaaTTAAGgtataccaatctaagtgggacgtgtttagagaatggtgcaggattAGCAACTTTTCCTCTTCTAGTACTTCTCTAA